One Streptomyces fagopyri DNA window includes the following coding sequences:
- a CDS encoding RNA polymerase sigma factor — translation MRARLRAGDPEAFRQLYQDLGQAIYAHAYRATGDWSAAEDAVSLTFLEVWRLRERLETGDESVRPWVYGIATNVLRNRGRAARRHQQTLARFPTPQTVPDFADEVAERIDDSERLAAARAAVARLRRPDRDVFMLCVWSDLSYTAAAEALGIPLGTVRSRLSRARARLLRLTEQELRRAQKRAEPPAPVRQIQGDRTPAVRSIQEKAR, via the coding sequence TTGCGAGCTCGTCTGCGAGCCGGCGATCCAGAAGCCTTCCGCCAGCTGTACCAGGATCTGGGCCAGGCGATCTACGCGCACGCCTACCGCGCCACGGGCGACTGGTCGGCGGCCGAGGACGCGGTGTCGCTGACGTTCCTGGAAGTGTGGCGGCTGCGCGAGCGCCTGGAAACGGGTGACGAGAGCGTCCGCCCCTGGGTCTACGGCATCGCCACCAACGTCCTGCGCAACCGCGGCCGCGCGGCACGCAGACACCAGCAGACCCTGGCCCGCTTCCCCACACCGCAGACCGTCCCGGATTTCGCCGACGAGGTCGCCGAACGCATCGACGACAGCGAAAGACTCGCGGCCGCCCGGGCAGCGGTGGCCAGACTGCGCCGCCCGGACCGCGACGTGTTCATGCTGTGCGTCTGGTCCGACCTCAGCTACACCGCGGCCGCCGAAGCACTGGGCATCCCCCTGGGCACCGTCCGCTCCCGCCTGTCACGCGCACGGGCCCGTCTGCTCAGACTGACCGAGCAAGAACTACGTCGCGCGCAAAAAAGAGCGGAACCCCCCGCACCCGTCCGACAGATACAGGGCGACCGCACACCCGCGGTCCGGTCGATACAGGAGAAAGCCCGATGA
- a CDS encoding CU044_5270 family protein has product MNAPKHGDEVERLELSHLLPRPGTPGLSPARSRRLEEYLMQEVTRTGAQTRPSPAPKHRMPRWSLIAAPAAALAVAAAVTVSVTDSGSGTGPADDSVAMASVITVQPASAHGATAFLSQVANAASRQKTPAVGAHQFIYVKSKVGFTHQIKQRTIGGPAKLDAVHQREVWLAADPSRNGLIHEGGQNITIHNSGTGVVDPDAASQSTRPGTVPQIASLSTDPDTLLKQIYTATRGQAPGKDTAAFNWIGETVSESIVPGDVASAIWRAAAKIPGVVLVKDATDAAGRHGEAIAHVSNGERTEYIFDHNTHLFLGERSYLIKDTPEGKAGMLTGTSAVLSRAVVNTMGDLPTDTRA; this is encoded by the coding sequence ATGAACGCTCCGAAGCATGGTGACGAGGTCGAGCGCCTGGAGCTGTCCCACCTGCTGCCGCGCCCCGGCACACCAGGTCTCTCTCCCGCCCGGTCCCGACGTCTCGAGGAATACCTGATGCAGGAAGTCACCCGGACCGGCGCGCAGACGCGGCCCTCTCCCGCCCCGAAGCACCGCATGCCGCGCTGGAGCCTGATCGCCGCACCGGCCGCGGCCCTGGCGGTCGCCGCGGCCGTCACGGTCAGCGTCACCGACTCCGGCTCCGGCACCGGGCCCGCTGATGACAGTGTGGCCATGGCATCGGTCATCACCGTCCAGCCCGCCTCCGCCCACGGCGCCACCGCCTTCCTCAGCCAGGTCGCAAACGCGGCGAGCAGGCAGAAGACCCCGGCCGTCGGCGCCCACCAGTTCATCTACGTCAAGAGCAAGGTCGGCTTCACCCACCAGATCAAACAGCGCACCATCGGCGGCCCCGCCAAACTCGACGCCGTCCACCAGCGCGAAGTCTGGCTGGCCGCCGACCCCTCCAGGAACGGCCTCATCCACGAGGGCGGCCAGAACATCACCATCCACAACAGCGGCACCGGCGTGGTCGACCCCGACGCCGCCTCGCAGTCCACGCGGCCCGGCACCGTCCCCCAGATCGCCTCCCTGTCCACCGACCCCGACACCCTGCTGAAGCAGATCTACACCGCCACCCGCGGCCAGGCCCCCGGCAAGGACACGGCCGCGTTCAACTGGATCGGCGAGACCGTCTCCGAGTCGATCGTCCCCGGAGACGTGGCCTCCGCGATCTGGCGGGCCGCCGCGAAGATCCCCGGCGTCGTCCTCGTCAAGGACGCCACCGACGCCGCCGGCCGCCACGGCGAAGCCATCGCCCACGTCTCCAACGGCGAACGCACCGAATACATCTTCGACCACAACACCCACCTGTTCCTCGGCGAGCGCAGCTACCTCATCAAGGACACCCCCGAAGGCAAGGCCGGCATGCTCACCGGCACCAGCGCCGTCCTCTCCCGCGCCGTCGTCAACACGATGGGCGACCTCCCCACAGACACCCGCGCCTGA
- a CDS encoding SDR family NAD(P)-dependent oxidoreductase yields MTQLITTPFGPQSTASEVVAGIDLTGRSAIVTGGAGGLGRETARALASAGAEVTIAARTVEVGTTAAREIADETGNPRTRAARLDLADPASVAAFVSDWTGPLHILVDNAGVMATPELRTPAGRELQFATNHLGHFALTVGLHDALAAARGARVAVLSSVGHVNGPVRFEDPDFTAEPYDPWLAYAQSKTANILFAVEAAERWAADDIAVNALNPGRIWGTGLGRHMDAPPASFDPSGKTGVTEKTIAQGAATSVLLAASPLVQGVTGKYFEDCQEAGPFTPGVRRGVADHALDPDNARKLWDLSLQLTTCGR; encoded by the coding sequence ATGACACAGCTCATCACCACCCCCTTCGGTCCGCAGTCGACCGCGTCCGAGGTTGTCGCCGGCATCGATCTCACCGGGCGCAGCGCCATCGTGACCGGCGGCGCGGGAGGCCTCGGCCGCGAGACCGCCCGCGCGCTCGCCTCGGCCGGCGCCGAGGTCACCATCGCGGCCCGGACCGTGGAGGTCGGCACCACCGCCGCCCGGGAGATCGCCGACGAGACCGGCAACCCCCGCACCCGGGCCGCCCGCCTCGACCTGGCGGACCCCGCCTCCGTCGCGGCCTTCGTGTCCGACTGGACCGGACCGCTGCACATCCTGGTCGACAACGCCGGCGTCATGGCCACCCCCGAACTGCGCACCCCGGCCGGCCGGGAGCTGCAGTTCGCCACCAACCACCTGGGCCACTTCGCCCTGACCGTCGGTCTCCACGACGCCCTCGCCGCCGCCCGCGGCGCCCGGGTGGCCGTGCTCAGCTCCGTCGGACACGTCAACGGCCCGGTCCGCTTCGAGGACCCCGACTTCACCGCCGAGCCCTACGACCCCTGGCTGGCGTACGCCCAGTCCAAGACCGCGAACATCCTCTTCGCCGTGGAGGCCGCCGAGCGCTGGGCAGCCGACGACATCGCGGTCAACGCGCTCAACCCCGGACGGATCTGGGGAACGGGGCTCGGCCGCCACATGGACGCCCCGCCCGCCTCGTTCGACCCGTCGGGCAAGACCGGCGTCACGGAGAAGACCATCGCCCAGGGCGCCGCCACATCCGTCCTCCTGGCGGCATCCCCCCTGGTCCAGGGCGTCACCGGGAAGTACTTCGAGGACTGCCAGGAAGCCGGCCCCTTCACCCCCGGCGTCCGCCGCGGCGTCGCCGACCACGCCCTCGACCCCGACAACGCCCGCAAGCTCTGGGACCTGTCCCTACAGCTCACCACCTGCGGCCGGTGA
- a CDS encoding TetR/AcrR family transcriptional regulator, with product MPRSLRADARANHERLLEVAAQAFAQEGTEASMKAIAAEAGVGIGTLYRRFPTREDLIEATYRNETDRLCASARQLLNEKAPQAALRTWMEAFVDYMLTKRGMADALPVILATREGLRLHSRDALKAAVTTLLEAGIAAGQVRQDVAPNDILMALGGITLITGHEHERDLASRLITLLLDGLTPDREYGPTATA from the coding sequence ATGCCTCGCTCACTGCGCGCGGATGCCCGGGCGAATCACGAGCGCCTGCTGGAGGTCGCTGCCCAGGCTTTCGCGCAGGAGGGCACCGAGGCGTCGATGAAGGCGATCGCGGCCGAGGCCGGCGTCGGAATCGGGACCCTCTACCGCCGGTTCCCCACCCGCGAAGACCTCATCGAGGCGACCTATCGCAACGAGACCGACCGGCTGTGCGCGTCGGCACGGCAACTGCTGAACGAAAAGGCTCCACAGGCCGCGCTGCGCACGTGGATGGAGGCCTTCGTCGACTACATGCTCACCAAGCGGGGCATGGCGGACGCCCTGCCCGTGATCCTGGCCACCCGCGAAGGGCTGCGTCTGCACAGCCGCGACGCCCTGAAGGCAGCCGTGACGACGCTCCTGGAGGCTGGGATCGCCGCCGGACAGGTACGCCAGGACGTGGCGCCGAACGACATCCTCATGGCACTCGGTGGCATCACGCTCATCACGGGACACGAACACGAGCGTGATCTCGCCTCTCGGCTCATCACCCTCCTCCTCGACGGCCTCACCCCTGACCGCGAGTACGGCCCGACGGCCACCGCGTAG
- a CDS encoding helix-turn-helix transcriptional regulator: protein MDRSREIADFLRTRRARISPESAGLPADGRTRRVPGLRREEAARLAGVSSEYYTRLEQGRAAHPSPEVVDALARALRLDATEHEHLTDLLARPGARRAPVNPQRVRQGLHLMLQTLDHVPAFVIGRRTDVLASNRLARAVLTDFDALPVQRRNLARYYLLDPQARERTVDWEQIACETVAMLRLEAGRCPGDRRLADLIGELTLKAPEFSTWWNDHRVLRHTHGAVHYWHPLVGDLHFSYESMQLPGDDNQTLCVYMPEPDSATAGSLRIISSWNASTTGTAPGPRPTGPGS, encoded by the coding sequence ATGGACCGCAGCCGCGAGATCGCCGACTTCCTGCGCACCCGCCGCGCGCGGATCAGCCCCGAGTCGGCGGGGCTGCCCGCCGACGGGCGCACTCGCCGCGTCCCCGGCCTGCGCCGCGAGGAGGCCGCCCGCCTAGCGGGCGTGAGCAGCGAGTACTACACCCGCCTCGAACAGGGCAGGGCAGCACATCCCTCACCCGAGGTGGTCGACGCCCTGGCCCGCGCCCTGCGCCTGGACGCCACCGAGCACGAACACCTCACCGACCTCCTCGCCCGCCCCGGCGCGCGGCGCGCCCCGGTCAACCCGCAGCGGGTCCGCCAGGGTCTGCACCTGATGCTGCAGACCCTCGACCACGTGCCCGCCTTCGTCATCGGCCGGCGCACCGACGTCCTGGCTTCCAACCGCCTCGCGCGCGCCGTCCTCACCGATTTCGACGCGCTGCCCGTCCAGCGGCGCAACCTCGCCCGCTACTACCTGCTCGACCCTCAGGCTCGCGAACGCACCGTGGACTGGGAGCAGATCGCGTGCGAGACCGTGGCCATGCTGCGCCTGGAAGCGGGCCGCTGCCCAGGAGATCGTCGGCTCGCCGACCTGATCGGCGAACTGACCCTGAAAGCGCCCGAGTTCAGCACCTGGTGGAACGACCACCGCGTACTGCGCCATACCCACGGGGCTGTGCACTACTGGCACCCGCTTGTCGGCGACCTGCATTTCTCCTACGAGTCCATGCAACTGCCCGGCGATGACAACCAGACGCTGTGCGTCTACATGCCCGAGCCGGACTCCGCCACAGCCGGATCCCTGCGCATCATCAGCAGCTGGAACGCATCCACCACCGGCACCGCACCGGGCCCCCGCCCGACCGGTCCCGGCAGCTGA
- a CDS encoding SDR family oxidoreductase: MATETSATASTKPLHGRVAVVTGASSGIGEASAEHLASLGAKVAVLARRAERLDDLVARVAKSGGTAVAVAVDVTDAAAVQAAADRVQAELGGADLLFNNAGVMLPGPVEELRADQWQRQIDLNISGLMNVIGAFTPQLVRAAGERGVADLINTSSSAAQNLYPTFAVYAATKAFVSHLSKHLRVELGTKKVRVSAIEPGIVGTELQSHVTDEGASAWLEGSKESIDWLRSEDIAQTVGFIAALPLRVNLPQVFIMPTAQPS; encoded by the coding sequence ATGGCTACCGAGACTTCTGCCACGGCCTCCACGAAGCCCCTTCACGGCCGGGTGGCTGTCGTCACCGGCGCGTCGAGCGGTATCGGTGAGGCGTCGGCCGAGCACCTGGCGTCGCTGGGCGCCAAGGTCGCCGTACTGGCCCGGCGCGCCGAGCGGCTGGACGACCTCGTCGCCCGCGTCGCGAAGAGCGGCGGTACGGCTGTGGCGGTCGCCGTCGACGTGACCGACGCCGCCGCGGTCCAGGCCGCCGCCGACCGCGTGCAGGCGGAGCTGGGCGGCGCGGACCTGCTCTTCAACAACGCCGGCGTCATGCTCCCCGGCCCCGTCGAGGAACTGCGCGCCGACCAGTGGCAGCGCCAGATCGACCTGAACATCTCCGGCCTGATGAACGTCATCGGCGCCTTCACCCCGCAGCTGGTGCGTGCCGCCGGCGAACGCGGCGTCGCCGACCTGATCAACACGTCCTCCAGCGCCGCGCAGAACCTCTACCCGACGTTCGCCGTCTACGCCGCCACCAAGGCGTTCGTCTCCCACCTGTCCAAGCACCTGCGTGTCGAGCTGGGTACGAAGAAGGTGCGGGTCTCGGCGATCGAGCCGGGCATCGTGGGCACGGAGCTGCAGTCCCATGTCACCGACGAGGGCGCCAGCGCCTGGCTCGAGGGGTCGAAGGAGAGCATCGACTGGCTCCGGTCGGAGGACATCGCGCAGACGGTCGGCTTCATCGCGGCCCTGCCGCTGCGGGTCAACCTCCCGCAGGTCTTCATCATGCCGACCGCCCAGCCCAGCTGA
- a CDS encoding CU044_5270 family protein: MKNTTKRSGRPDVMKVLADARPDALDPSLPADPARQQETFARIVTDAADGRVARLAVPRRRSGFRPLGAVALAAVAASVVAAAGTFDWQGPADRPVARPQASAPTRTSDPGTDLRVDGHIELLAAARNAESAAAEGTYWQTTTQSQHVDVADANGHLIAVSSTGTDLWSVGVRSGTDSLMVSGENSATEPRTPADKKRWNAAGSPHTVVAEVGKASGNAEVAYTIGPGRPMVMHTSVGDKIYAVGPDNVSYKDLRALPSTSDALRRYLETLYSRDNGADSGTSGRSTWMLRQAGNLITMPVKPGVRAAAYRVMADLPGVRVVGHVTDPLGRTGVGVEFPQSYGTPLGTTRERLVVDPSTGAMLSDQTLLVTPSARAKTAGLAAGTTVGNAATTRMGWGERQISVPKNARG, translated from the coding sequence GTGAAGAACACCACCAAGCGGTCCGGGCGGCCCGACGTCATGAAGGTGCTCGCGGACGCACGGCCCGACGCACTGGATCCGTCCCTGCCGGCAGACCCGGCACGGCAACAGGAGACCTTCGCCCGCATCGTCACCGACGCGGCGGACGGCCGCGTGGCGCGTCTTGCCGTACCGCGCCGCAGAAGCGGTTTCCGCCCTCTGGGGGCGGTGGCTCTCGCAGCCGTGGCGGCGTCCGTGGTGGCCGCCGCGGGCACGTTCGACTGGCAGGGGCCTGCCGATCGGCCTGTCGCGCGGCCGCAGGCCTCCGCCCCGACACGGACGTCCGACCCCGGGACGGACCTTCGCGTCGACGGCCACATCGAGCTGCTCGCCGCGGCCCGGAACGCGGAATCCGCGGCCGCCGAGGGAACGTACTGGCAGACCACCACGCAATCGCAGCACGTGGATGTCGCCGATGCGAACGGGCACCTCATCGCCGTGAGCAGTACGGGGACCGACCTGTGGTCCGTGGGAGTACGTTCTGGAACAGACAGCCTGATGGTCTCCGGGGAGAATTCCGCGACCGAGCCCAGGACGCCGGCGGACAAGAAGCGCTGGAACGCCGCCGGCTCGCCCCACACGGTCGTGGCCGAGGTCGGGAAGGCTTCCGGGAACGCCGAGGTCGCCTACACCATCGGGCCCGGTCGGCCGATGGTCATGCACACGAGTGTCGGCGACAAGATCTACGCCGTCGGTCCGGACAACGTCTCGTACAAGGACCTGCGTGCGCTGCCCTCCACCAGCGACGCGCTGCGCCGCTACCTGGAGACGTTGTACTCGCGGGACAACGGCGCGGACAGCGGTACGTCGGGCCGCAGTACCTGGATGCTGCGTCAGGCGGGCAACCTCATCACGATGCCCGTGAAGCCCGGCGTCCGGGCGGCGGCGTACCGGGTGATGGCCGACCTGCCCGGAGTCCGGGTGGTCGGCCATGTCACCGACCCGCTGGGCCGCACGGGCGTCGGAGTCGAGTTCCCCCAGTCCTACGGGACGCCGCTGGGGACCACCAGGGAGCGGCTGGTCGTCGACCCGTCGACCGGCGCGATGCTCAGTGATCAGACTCTGCTGGTCACCCCCTCGGCCAGGGCCAAAACGGCAGGTCTCGCAGCGGGCACGACGGTCGGCAACGCGGCGACCACCCGGATGGGCTGGGGCGAGCGGCAGATCAGCGTGCCGAAGAACGCCCGCGGCTGA
- a CDS encoding RNA polymerase sigma factor, with translation MTTVERFRGVYEECCPRVLAYATSLVGRELGEDITSETFTVAWRRMRDIPHPALPWLLGVARNLVREVRRRDAHQYLVAAEEAQRISSGAETHVSDVAAVVTDRHIALEALASLPEADRELLTLIAWHGLSPKEAARVLDCTTATLTVRLYRARRRLEKALETAQAAETASTAPQEAAFPTHHQGAPA, from the coding sequence GTGACGACTGTCGAGCGCTTTCGGGGTGTCTACGAGGAGTGCTGTCCGCGTGTCCTCGCCTACGCCACGAGCCTGGTCGGACGTGAACTGGGAGAAGACATCACCAGCGAGACGTTCACCGTCGCCTGGCGGCGGATGCGCGACATTCCCCACCCGGCACTGCCGTGGCTTCTCGGCGTGGCCCGCAACCTGGTGCGCGAAGTGCGTCGCCGGGATGCGCACCAGTACCTCGTCGCCGCGGAGGAAGCACAGCGCATCAGCAGTGGCGCCGAGACCCACGTCAGTGATGTCGCGGCAGTGGTCACCGACCGGCACATCGCACTGGAGGCCCTCGCGAGCCTGCCGGAGGCCGACCGGGAACTGCTGACGCTGATCGCCTGGCACGGCCTGAGTCCCAAGGAGGCCGCTCGGGTTCTGGACTGCACCACCGCGACGCTGACCGTCCGTCTGTACCGGGCCCGCCGCCGTCTGGAGAAGGCGCTGGAGACGGCACAGGCAGCAGAGACAGCGTCAACGGCTCCCCAGGAAGCCGCGTTTCCCACTCACCACCAAGGAGCCCCTGCGTGA
- a CDS encoding multicopper oxidase family protein — MSRRSVLSALPVAALAAVPADILTARRRMATAPAPFPQPAVPTSPPVPGPGAQVVEQTLDVRLTDVLVPGYGRVTTRTYNGTIPGPTLRVRGGQTLRLTHVNGLPPNPPHTGGRNTPHRPNSFNLHTHGMHVSPSGDADNVLREFAPRTVDEAAAGAPEPRYVTTVQIPAGHPAGTYWYHPHLHGAIAEQIVGGMTGVIVVEGDIDEIPEIRAAADIVLCINELKLKDGKVPAFTSGGWMAGIPSTFTVNGTVNPTLRLRPGEVQRWRMVAATAFTALRLQVVAEQGNLTMHQIAQDGVTLTRPVALDLLDLAMGNRADVLVRGDAPGRYELRADGLPGPMMTVEVAGDPVEPTMALPASLPPGRPFLDDGDITEPGADREVVFHTDERVFAGAFPNAFRVLGTHPTPAADPGGDLTRDPAYGLFDPQYTNHTLRLGTVERWTVRTDETMPAHSHPFHLHTNQVLLTHRNGRRLDPPVWHDTIALAGGAPGDSATFLVRYEDFTGRTIAHCHQLHHEDLGMMQTVDYVER, encoded by the coding sequence GTGAGCCGCCGTTCGGTGCTGTCGGCCCTTCCCGTCGCCGCTCTCGCGGCCGTGCCCGCGGACATCCTGACGGCCCGGCGGCGCATGGCGACAGCACCGGCGCCCTTCCCGCAACCTGCCGTGCCGACCTCGCCACCGGTGCCCGGCCCGGGGGCCCAGGTGGTGGAGCAGACGCTCGATGTCCGGCTCACGGACGTTCTTGTACCGGGCTACGGCCGGGTCACCACGCGTACCTACAACGGGACGATCCCGGGTCCGACCCTGCGCGTACGCGGCGGACAGACCCTACGGCTGACGCACGTCAACGGCTTGCCGCCCAATCCGCCCCACACTGGCGGCCGCAACACACCGCACCGCCCCAACAGCTTCAACCTGCACACCCACGGGATGCACGTCTCCCCGTCCGGGGACGCCGACAACGTGCTGCGGGAGTTCGCCCCACGCACCGTGGACGAGGCCGCCGCCGGCGCCCCGGAGCCGCGGTATGTGACGACTGTTCAGATCCCGGCAGGCCACCCCGCCGGCACCTACTGGTACCACCCGCACCTGCACGGAGCCATCGCCGAGCAGATCGTCGGCGGCATGACCGGAGTGATCGTCGTCGAGGGCGACATCGACGAAATCCCCGAGATCAGGGCCGCCGCGGACATCGTCTTGTGCATCAACGAACTGAAACTCAAGGACGGCAAGGTCCCCGCCTTCACCTCCGGCGGATGGATGGCCGGGATTCCCTCCACCTTCACCGTCAACGGCACGGTCAATCCCACCCTGCGGCTGCGTCCCGGCGAGGTCCAGCGGTGGCGGATGGTCGCCGCGACCGCGTTCACCGCCCTGCGGCTCCAAGTCGTCGCGGAACAGGGCAACCTGACGATGCATCAGATCGCACAGGACGGTGTCACCCTCACCAGGCCCGTCGCGCTCGACCTGCTGGACCTGGCCATGGGCAACCGCGCCGACGTCCTGGTCCGGGGCGACGCGCCCGGCCGGTACGAACTGCGGGCCGACGGGCTGCCCGGCCCCATGATGACGGTCGAGGTCGCGGGAGACCCCGTCGAACCGACGATGGCACTGCCGGCGTCGCTGCCGCCGGGCAGACCCTTCCTCGACGACGGGGACATCACCGAACCCGGCGCCGACCGTGAAGTGGTCTTCCACACCGATGAGAGAGTCTTCGCCGGCGCGTTCCCGAACGCCTTCCGCGTCCTGGGCACCCACCCGACGCCCGCGGCCGATCCCGGCGGCGACCTCACCCGCGACCCCGCCTACGGCCTCTTCGACCCCCAATACACCAACCACACGCTGCGACTCGGCACCGTCGAACGCTGGACCGTCCGCACCGACGAGACAATGCCGGCCCACAGCCACCCCTTCCACCTGCACACCAACCAGGTCCTGCTCACCCACCGCAACGGCCGGCGGCTCGACCCACCGGTCTGGCACGACACCATCGCCCTGGCCGGCGGCGCCCCCGGAGACTCCGCCACCTTCCTGGTCCGGTACGAGGACTTCACCGGCCGCACCATCGCCCACTGCCACCAACTGCACCACGAAGACCTCGGCATGATGCAAACCGTCGACTACGTCGAACGTTGA
- a CDS encoding PIG-L deacetylase family protein, which produces MSDGQQMTRRQMLVAGALTGAAVASSTLWAPKASAAAAPAIFYSPHQDDDALGLAGSILEHKAAGRPVYLVLVTKGENGDLATLMNGDPCPLTTWGASSHPCAAGGHHNLSWPTDGTSMIVPGRTAEFMASAKNLGVDKIINFNLSDAAYGAPDVYNAFVNKVKAKVKALAQQYPGASHKFTAGWLEVTDTHKAISDAAYLLMKEGVLTDVRFNYVYAYDKPVSQRASGAAYVLNIPSNHMTIKRNSIYCYNTWDPSRNFYALGYHSVPDKLESAHADPREFVFTIPSGYRTGQITQPMTSW; this is translated from the coding sequence ATGAGTGACGGACAGCAGATGACGAGGCGCCAGATGCTGGTGGCCGGGGCACTGACCGGGGCCGCGGTGGCGAGCAGCACGCTCTGGGCGCCGAAAGCCTCGGCGGCGGCGGCACCGGCGATCTTCTACTCGCCGCACCAGGACGACGACGCGCTGGGCCTCGCCGGGTCCATCCTGGAGCACAAGGCCGCCGGCCGGCCGGTGTACCTGGTCCTCGTGACCAAGGGGGAGAACGGCGACCTGGCGACGCTGATGAACGGGGACCCGTGCCCGCTGACCACGTGGGGGGCGTCCAGCCACCCGTGCGCTGCGGGCGGCCACCACAACCTTTCGTGGCCGACGGACGGGACGAGCATGATCGTACCGGGCCGCACCGCGGAGTTCATGGCCTCGGCGAAGAACCTCGGGGTCGACAAGATCATCAACTTCAATCTGAGCGACGCCGCGTACGGAGCCCCGGATGTCTACAACGCGTTCGTGAACAAAGTGAAGGCGAAGGTCAAGGCCCTCGCGCAGCAGTACCCGGGCGCCTCGCACAAGTTCACCGCAGGCTGGCTGGAGGTCACCGACACCCACAAGGCCATCTCCGACGCCGCGTATCTCCTCATGAAGGAGGGCGTGTTGACGGACGTACGGTTCAACTACGTCTACGCCTACGACAAGCCGGTGAGTCAGCGGGCCAGCGGCGCCGCGTACGTGCTGAACATCCCGTCGAACCACATGACCATCAAGCGCAACTCGATCTACTGCTACAACACCTGGGACCCGAGCAGGAACTTCTACGCACTCGGATACCACAGCGTGCCCGACAAGCTGGAGAGCGCGCACGCCGACCCCAGGGAGTTCGTGTTCACGATCCCCTCGGGCTACCGGACCGGGCAGATCACCCAGCCCATGACGTCCTGGTAG